Part of the Roseofilum reptotaenium CS-1145 genome, GCCTGGAAGTAGAAGCACAGATGGTGGTTTTAAATGAGGGACTGCTGGCTTTGGAAAGTAATACTCAATCGACACAAGCTTTAGAACAACTGATGCGAGCGGCTCACTCGATTAAGGGTGCTGCGCGAATTATTGGACTCGATGCGTTTGTGAATCTGGCGCATGTGATGGAGGATTGTTTTGTCGCCGCTCAGAAGGGTTCCCTTGTCCTGACTGCCGATGATGTGGATGTTCTGTTGCAAGGGGTGGATTGGTTGGGTCGTGTTTGTGAGATTAATAATGAGGAATTGCCGGATTGGTTAGCTGGGCAATATTCATCTATAGAAACGACTAGAGAAGAGGTGAATCAGATTTTAAACCCTGAAACGTTACCCCCACGCCAGAAGCAGTCGAGTTCGGTGGTGGTTAGTACACCTGAGTCTTCATCATTGGTGGAATCTTCGCCCTCTTCTCATGTGCAAGATAGCTCTGGTGAGGGGGCGATCGCCACCCAACCCAGTTCAGAGGTCATTCAACCCTCTAGTGATCCATCTGGCTCCTTGAGCGTAGTCGAAGGGAGCAAAGGGGGAGGACAACAGAGCAATATTAGCGATCGCGTCGTGCGAGTCAGTGCGGAAAACTTGAATCGGATTATGGGATTAGCTGGAGAATCTCTCATTGAAGCCAATTGGTTACAACCCTATGCCGATTCTATGATGACCTTGAAACGGCGCATGGTAAAGCTCTCACGCATCCTAGAACAGTTGGAGGATAGCCTAGGAGACAGTGTTTATAGCCAGGAAGTAAACGATTATTTAGAACAAGGGAGAAACAAGGCACAGGAAGGTCTGGATTTTTTAGGCGATCGCCTCGAAGAATTAGAACTCTATGCCCAGCGCACTGCGAACCTCTCTGATCGCCTCTACCGAGAAGTGATCACCTCCCACATGCGTCCCTTCGTCGATGGCGTGCAAGGTTTTCCCCGCATGATTCGCGACTTAGCTCGTAAACTAAATAAGCAAGTGCGCTTAGAAATCCTGGGTAAAGCCACCCCTGTCGATCGCGACATACTCAAGAAATTAGAAGCACCTTTAACTCATATTCTACGCAATGCCACAGATCACGGCATCGAACTACCGGAACAGCGGATTGCCGCTGGGAAATCTCCAGAAGGTACAATCCGCCTAGAAGCTTTGCATCGTGGCGGAATGCTGGCGATTACTATTACCGATGATGGCAAAGGTATCGATCCAGAAAGGTTACGCCAAAACGTGATGAACAAAAATCTCGCCAATGCAGAAATGGCAGCCAAACTAACCGAGATCGAGCTGATGGAGTTTTTATTTTTACCTGGATTTTCTACTGCCCAACAGGTTACAGAGATTTCTGGACGGGGAGTCGGTTTAGACGTAGCGAAAAGCATGGTGCAGGAAGTCGGGGGCACCGTGCGAGCCATGTCTCAACCGGGAAAAGGAACCAGTTTTCATTTTCAACTGCCCCTCACCCTTTCTGTTGTTCGCACCCTGTTAGTAGAAATTTCTGGCAAACCCTATGCAATTCCCCTAGCTCGCATCGATCAGATTATGACCCTGGAGAAATCACAAATTTCAGAGGTCGAAAATCGCCAATATTTCACCATGAACCAACAGCATATTGGCTTAATTGCGGCCCATCAAGTTCTGGAGTTAGCTGAAGTTACTTCTAGTCCAGGTTCCCTATTTGTGGTGATTCTTAGTGATGGACCCCATACCTATGGTTTAGTGGTTGATCAGTTTTTAGGAGAGCGAGATTTAGTGGTGCGTCCCCTCGATCCTCGGTTGGGTAAAGTCCCTGATATTAGTGCTACGTCTTTAATGGGAGATGGATCGCCGATTTTAATTGTTGATGTCTCGGATATGGTGCGATCGATTGATCGGATTCTGAATGCGGGACGACTCATGAGAGTGGGGAATGAAATACAGAAATTCCTGACTCAAAAGCATAAGCGGGTTTTAGTGGTTGATGACTCAATTACCGTACGGGAAATGGAGCATAAACTCTTGGAAAATAGTGGCTATCAGGTGGATACCGCAGTCAATGGTGTGGAGGGATGGAATGCTGTTCGCACTAACACCTATGATTTAGTAATCAGTGATATTGATATGCCCCGGATGAATGGTATTGAATTGGTGAAGCAGATGAAGGGGCATCCCCGCTTGTATGATATTCCTGTGATTATTGTTTCGTATCGCGATCGCGAGGAAGACCGGATTCAAGGTTTAGAAGCAGGTGCAGATTATTATCTTACCAAAAGCAGTTTCCATGATAAAACCCTGATTGATGCTGTAGTGGACTTAATTGGGCATTGAGTCGGGAGTAAGTAGTCGGAACGATACAGCGCAAAGCGTTGGGGAATAGGCACGAATCGCAATAGGGTTGTGGTATATGGAGAGAGAGGATTCAAGCTTGTGTTTTATAACAATTGTCCTATTTCTGGTTCCCTATTTCCCATTGCTGACGGCGCTATTGTAAGATCAAACCAATTTTTAATTTTTCATTGAACCATGCGAGTCCTGTGCTTGAGTAATGGCCATGGGGAAGATGCGATCGCCACTCGCATCTTACGCCAATTGAGAGCCACCCCCAATCCCCCAGAATTATCAGCTTTATCCTTGGTGGGAGAAGGTCAAGCCTATCGACACATGGATATTCCTCTGATTGGCCCAGTCAAAGCCATGCCCTCTGGTGGCTTTGTATATATGGAGGGTCGCCAATTAGCCAAAGATGTCAAAGCGGGAATGCTGCAACTCCTTTGGCAACAGTATCAAGCCATTCGCTCCTGGGCAAAAGATGGAGGTTCAGTCTTAGCTGTTGGAGATATTATACCTCTACTGTTAGCTTGGCTCAGTGGCTTGCCCTATGGATTTGTAGCGACAGCCAAGTCAGAATACTGGATTCGGGATGAGAATGGGCCCTTAACCGCTGGTGTCGCCCAGGGTTGGTCCGGTTCGGTGTATTTGCCTTGGGAGCGCTGGTTAATGGCACGGCGGCGCTGTATGGGCGTGTTTCCCAGGGATCGGTTAACGGCTCAAACCCTACAACAATGGCAGCGGTTACCCGTGTTTGATTGTGGGAATCCAATGATGGATGATTTATTACCAGTGGAGCAAGAACCCGAAGAAGAGGAAAAAGGGAAACCCTTGGCATTGGTTTTACTCCCCGGTTCCCGCGCTCCAGAAGCCTATGAGAATTGGCAGGTGCTATTAACTGCACTGGGGCAAGTTATGGGCGAACCAAAACCGTTTCCAGGGTTGCATCGACCGATAAGGGTGTTTGCGGCGATCGCTCCCGGATTAGGTTTAGAAACCTTTGGCCAAATCCTGGAATCCTTTGGATGGCGGCGCAAAGACCTCCCTGAAAGCATGGCTCTGCCTTCTCCAGAAACACTCTGCTATACCCTCAGTAATGGCACATTGTTCTTAACTGAAAACGCCTATAATTGTTGTCTACAACAAGCCCATTTTGCCCTGGCCATGGCTGGAACCGCCACTGAACAATTTGTCGGTCTCGGTAAACCCGCCCTGACTTTCCCCGGAAAAGGCCCCCAATTCACCTCCCAGTTTGCCCAAGTGCAAGCCAAACTTCTGGGCCCATCCGTTATACCAGTTCAAAGCCCTCAAGCTGTAGCCCAAACCCTCCAAGACCTTTTACACGATCCTGACCGCCTACAATTGATCTATGCCAATGGCAGACGGCGGATGGGCGAACCTGGTGCTTCCCAAAGAATTGCGACTTGTTTCTTAGAAAAAATTTCTGCTCAGGGTGGCTAATTGCCTAAACCTGTGTTATGCTGAGATATAGTCTCAATTTATGGCGAGCGTAGCCAAGTGGTTAAGGCAGCGGATTGTGGTTCCGCCATTCGCGGGTTCAACTCCCGTCGTTCGCCCTCTTCAAAAGCATTTAGCTCCGGGATTTTCATCCGCCAATGGCAGAACTGCAATCCTTTGCACTGCACGCATTCAACACAAAACCACTCTACCACTCCAAAATGGAGTATGAGGTAAATAGGTTATAGGAACAGAGAAAACTCATCTATGGAAGCATTACCATAGACTTTCATCAATATATCAATCACATGACCATCACCTTAAGGGGTGACAAGGAGACTAAAGAGTAGACTGTATAAGGGATAGAACCTTTAATCCCTTCTGGAAAAATAAGGGTTTATGAGGTTTAGAATCCATCAGTTCTTGAGCCAAAGAAGACCAACATTGAAAGGAGTGAGCCCACAATAACCCATAGCATTCGATATAAAAATGACTGTGGCGTTTTACTTTACGTTCCTTTTCTGTAATCCGGGCAAGATAAGGACTTACCTCCATTTTTTCCCAAGCTATTCCTTTTAGGGTTGCCCAAGTATAAGCCATTGCTATGACTAATATAGTGGCCAATATTCGTTGCTCATTGACTCTCGTATTCTCTTATAATTCAGGGAACATTTGCATTTTTGGTGGTCTCTACCAGACCACTTTACCTCTTTTAGCGTTCGCGAAGCGACTCTGTAGGAGTATCGCGACCTTTTAGTTGATGTTTTCGGCAAAATACCACCAAAAAAGCTTGCTATAGCAACCTTTGAGTTGCCTTGTCACCCCTTAAGGTTTTTCAATCAAGTTAATGATTTCCTCCGCAGACAAAGGAACTGCATCTTCAGCCGTTTTCAGTGTTGTAACTAATGTGTTTATCCTATCTTGGCGTTGATTTCTTTCAAACAACAGCAATCGAATAATTTCAGCCATCAGAATATGAGGTAAAACTCGATGGCGATAAATATCATCGAGTAAATTCAGAACAGCTTGATACAACTGTGGCGGTTTGCCAACAAGATTCAACTCTTTAGTCAGTGGAAGATTGCGATTTCTTAGGGCGGGAGTGAGAAAAGCAGTAGTATTATTACAGGGCAAGTTATGCTGATTAATGAAAGGTGTAATATAGCGCTCATCATAAGTTCTACCGGAAAAA contains:
- a CDS encoding lipid-A-disaccharide synthase-related protein, translated to MRVLCLSNGHGEDAIATRILRQLRATPNPPELSALSLVGEGQAYRHMDIPLIGPVKAMPSGGFVYMEGRQLAKDVKAGMLQLLWQQYQAIRSWAKDGGSVLAVGDIIPLLLAWLSGLPYGFVATAKSEYWIRDENGPLTAGVAQGWSGSVYLPWERWLMARRRCMGVFPRDRLTAQTLQQWQRLPVFDCGNPMMDDLLPVEQEPEEEEKGKPLALVLLPGSRAPEAYENWQVLLTALGQVMGEPKPFPGLHRPIRVFAAIAPGLGLETFGQILESFGWRRKDLPESMALPSPETLCYTLSNGTLFLTENAYNCCLQQAHFALAMAGTATEQFVGLGKPALTFPGKGPQFTSQFAQVQAKLLGPSVIPVQSPQAVAQTLQDLLHDPDRLQLIYANGRRRMGEPGASQRIATCFLEKISAQGG
- a CDS encoding hybrid sensor histidine kinase/response regulator, translated to MSGYSKLELFREEVETQVNVLKHVIPLLKTQSLPKQELGQAIQAVHAIWGTARMVKREEMANLAQLLKECLIAAQEQTIILGDEPIDLLLHAGDLLLGMSRVESDALENWMTEHSWGLGVTQRGMAALLAPNSSARSQTSSEPELPALETDEASVNAPVPLIDSSEDNEEIPEVKTEIPSPELEQAQAAPTPTITLTADESMIDLFRLEVEAQMVVLNEGLLALESNTQSTQALEQLMRAAHSIKGAARIIGLDAFVNLAHVMEDCFVAAQKGSLVLTADDVDVLLQGVDWLGRVCEINNEELPDWLAGQYSSIETTREEVNQILNPETLPPRQKQSSSVVVSTPESSSLVESSPSSHVQDSSGEGAIATQPSSEVIQPSSDPSGSLSVVEGSKGGGQQSNISDRVVRVSAENLNRIMGLAGESLIEANWLQPYADSMMTLKRRMVKLSRILEQLEDSLGDSVYSQEVNDYLEQGRNKAQEGLDFLGDRLEELELYAQRTANLSDRLYREVITSHMRPFVDGVQGFPRMIRDLARKLNKQVRLEILGKATPVDRDILKKLEAPLTHILRNATDHGIELPEQRIAAGKSPEGTIRLEALHRGGMLAITITDDGKGIDPERLRQNVMNKNLANAEMAAKLTEIELMEFLFLPGFSTAQQVTEISGRGVGLDVAKSMVQEVGGTVRAMSQPGKGTSFHFQLPLTLSVVRTLLVEISGKPYAIPLARIDQIMTLEKSQISEVENRQYFTMNQQHIGLIAAHQVLELAEVTSSPGSLFVVILSDGPHTYGLVVDQFLGERDLVVRPLDPRLGKVPDISATSLMGDGSPILIVDVSDMVRSIDRILNAGRLMRVGNEIQKFLTQKHKRVLVVDDSITVREMEHKLLENSGYQVDTAVNGVEGWNAVRTNTYDLVISDIDMPRMNGIELVKQMKGHPRLYDIPVIIVSYRDREEDRIQGLEAGADYYLTKSSFHDKTLIDAVVDLIGH